In Lactobacillus sp. PV012, one genomic interval encodes:
- a CDS encoding PolC-type DNA polymerase III: MHQARRTKSKLNVHSSLSKEKYLKNVVCIDIETTGLDPEKDELIEIAAVRRNKTGEIIKFQRYIKIDQIVSSKISQLTGITNEILNKSGSNLDNALTDLEEFIGDNLIMGYNIRFDLEFLRFGFIKMGKKMFNNKSRDLLRLIKRKNKFMSNYHLNSVLDKYNIINENPHTAAGDARATFLLGEKLYEEGILKI; this comes from the coding sequence ATGCATCAAGCTAGGCGTACTAAAAGTAAATTAAATGTTCATTCTTCTTTATCTAAAGAAAAATATTTAAAAAATGTAGTATGTATTGATATTGAGACTACCGGATTGGATCCTGAAAAAGATGAACTGATTGAAATAGCTGCTGTTCGGCGTAATAAGACCGGTGAAATTATTAAGTTTCAGCGTTATATAAAAATTGATCAAATAGTTAGTTCAAAAATATCCCAATTAACTGGTATTACTAATGAAATACTTAATAAATCGGGATCAAATTTGGATAATGCTTTAACTGACTTGGAAGAGTTTATTGGGGATAATCTTATTATGGGTTATAACATTAGATTTGATTTAGAATTTCTACGTTTTGGATTTATTAAAATGGGTAAAAAGATGTTTAATAATAAAAGTAGAGATTTATTAAGATTGATAAAAAGAAAGAATAAGTTCATGAGCAATTATCATCTAAATTCTGTATTAGATAAATATAATATTATTAATGAAAACCCTCATACTGCAGCTGGGGATGCACGAGCAACTTTTTTATTAGGTGAAAAGCTATATGAAGAAGGAATATTAAAAATCTAA
- a CDS encoding zinc-ribbon domain-containing protein, with amino-acid sequence MQSNVEKNGNNNFSVSLLMPWIKGVMEVNENFMHVKMPNTTFFGLIPAGGRNQNIPLPGLTSVEIESVYKIGSMLLGILIAIAGFAMFNTSALGAVLVILIGALIFLSGIRTKLIFEKSGMEQSVAVPFFESAHVREFADEVNNKIQEYQNDRNTRAQMDRQIQNQQATSQDIVNAINNQQQQEQAPQLKAVNASTDVSSDTDTKFCSSCGNQVAASASFCTNCGTKLN; translated from the coding sequence ATGCAAAGTAATGTAGAGAAAAATGGAAATAACAATTTTTCTGTTAGTTTATTGATGCCTTGGATCAAAGGAGTAATGGAAGTTAATGAGAACTTCATGCATGTCAAAATGCCTAATACAACTTTCTTTGGTCTTATTCCAGCAGGTGGAAGAAATCAAAATATTCCGCTCCCTGGTTTAACAAGTGTAGAAATTGAATCAGTCTACAAAATTGGAAGCATGCTTTTAGGAATTTTGATTGCCATCGCAGGATTTGCTATGTTTAATACTAGTGCCTTAGGAGCAGTGTTAGTAATTCTTATTGGTGCTTTAATATTTTTAAGTGGTATCCGGACTAAATTAATTTTTGAAAAGTCTGGAATGGAACAATCAGTTGCAGTACCATTTTTTGAAAGTGCCCATGTACGTGAGTTTGCAGATGAAGTTAATAATAAGATTCAAGAATATCAAAATGATAGAAATACTCGCGCCCAAATGGATCGCCAAATTCAAAATCAACAAGCAACTTCTCAAGATATTGTAAATGCGATTAATAATCAGCAACAACAAGAACAAGCCCCTCAACTTAAAGCTGTTAATGCTTCTACGGATGTTTCTAGCGATACAGACACTAAGTTTTGTTCAAGTTGTGGTAACCAAGTAGCTGCTTCAGCTTCATTTTGTACAAACTGTGGAACAAAATTAAATTAA